DNA from Nocardioides seonyuensis:
TGATCGTGGTGATCACCTCGTGGGCGCCCGTGCGCGCCTTGAGCAGGCCGGCGAGGCCGCCCCACAGGGCGGCGACGGCCATGCCGACGACGATGGCCAGGGGCAGGTGGACGATCATCGGCAGGTCGAGCTTGAACCCGACGTAGCCGGCCGCCGCGCCGGCGAGGAGCATCTGGCCGCGTCCGCCGATGTTGAACAGGCCTGCGCGGAACCCGATCCCCACCCCGAGCCCGGCCGCGATGAGGGGGCCGGAGTACTTCAGGGTCTCGGTGAGCGGACGGATCTGGGTGGCGAAGTCGTCCACCCGGTCGTTGTAGACCGCGCCGCGGAACAGGGCCGTGTAGGCGCCCCAGACGGCCTCCCACACAGCGGCGAAGAAGTCGGTCGGCGCGGCGAAGAGGTAGCCGGCGCTCTCGCGCACCGCGTCGTCGGTGGCGGCGATCATGACCGAGCCCACCAGCACCGAGAGGAACACGGCGAGGAACCCGGCCGTGATGTCGCCGGCTGCGATCTGCCGCAGCAACGACGGGGACTTGTCGGGACCCTTCTCCTCCGGCTCCTCGGCCGGGGCCGGGGTGGGCTGCTGGTCCGTCACGGACTCGTTCACGCGACCACGTCCTTGGGGCGTTCGCCGGTCATCATCAGGCCCAGGGTCTCGCGCGGGGTGTCGCCTGGCACGATGCCGACGATCTTGCCTCGGTAGAGGACCATGATGCGGTCCGCGAGGGCGGCCACCTCGTCGAGCTCGGTGGAGACCACCAGGACGGGGACGCCGCGGTCGCGGGTGGCCACGATCTGCTTGTGGATGAACTCGATGGACCCGACGTCGACACCGCGGGTGGGCTGCGCGGCGATGAGCAGCCGCAGGTCGCGGGACAGCTCGCGCGCCACGACCACCTTCTGCTGGTTGCCGCCCGACAGCTCGCCCGCCTCGCTGTCGATGTCGCGGGCGCGGACGTCGTACTCCTTGAGCTTCTCGTCGGCGAACTCGCGGAGCACGTCGAAGCGCACGGCGCCACGGCGCACGAACGGCGACTTGAAGCTGCGGTTGAGCATGAGGTTCTCGGCGATGGTGAAGCTCGACACGAGGCCGTCGACCTGCCGGTCCTCGGGGATGAACCCGACCCCGGCGTCGAGGACCTTGCGCACGGACCTGCCTCGCAGCTCCTTGCCGTCGAGCCGGATCGAGCCGGTGACGTGGTCCTGCAGGCCCATGATCGCCTCGGTGAGCTCGGTCTGGCCGTTGCCCTGGACGCCCGCCACGGCCAGGATCTCCCCGGCTCGGACGGTGAAGCTGATGTCGTCGACGTTCACGTGCCCGGCTGCGTCGACGACCCGCAGGTCCTCGACGACGAAGGCGTCCTCGCCGAGCTGGGCCTCCCCCTTGTGCACGACGAGCTCCACGGGACGGCCGACCATCAACGAGGCGAGCTCGGCGTTGGTGGCCTTGGGGTCGGCCTCGCCAACGACCTTGCCGAGGCGGATGACGGTGATCCGGTCGGCCACGGCCCGGACCTCGCGCAGCTTGTGGGTGATGAAGACGATGGCCTTGCCGGCCTCCTTGAGCTGGCGCATGATCTCCATCAGCTCGTCGGTCTCCTGGGGCGTCAGGACCGCCGTGGGCTCGTCGAAGACCAGCAGCTCGGCGTCGCGGGAGAGCGCCTTGATGATCTCGACCCGCTGCTGCACACCGACCGGCAGGTCCTCGACGAGGGCGTCGGGGTCGATGTGGAAGCCGAAGCGCTCGGAGATCTCCCGGACCCGCTCCCGGGCGGCGGCGAGGTCGAGGGTGCCGGCGAACCCGGTCGCCTCGTGGCCGAGCATGACGTTCTCGCTGACGCTGAAGACCGGGATGAGCATGAAGTGCTGGTGCACCATGCCGATGCCGGCCTCCATCGCGTCACCGGGACCCGTGAAGTGCTGCACCTCGCCGTCGAGCAGGATCTCGCCCTCGTCGGCGGGGTAGAGGCCGTAGAGGACGTTCATCAGGGTCGACTTGCCGGCGCCGTTCTCCCCGAGGAGGCAGTGGATCTCTCCGGGCTCGACAGTCAGGGAGATTCGATTCGTGGCCACCACGCTGCCGAAACGCTTGGTGATGCCACGCAACTCGAGCTTCATGGGATCGCATCCTTGCACGAGCATGACTCGCAGAAGACATGGACAGGTGCGTGAGGGGAGGCCGACGAGTGTCGACCTCCCCTCACACGAGAGCTGGTGCTACTGGTTGAGGTAGGACGTCACCGGGATGGAGCCGTCGATGATGCCGGCCTTGACCTCGTCGAGCTCGCTCTGGAGCGACTCGGAGACCTGGTCCTCGAAGTTGTGGAACGGGGCGATGCCCACGCCGTCGTTCTCGAGGGTGCCGACGTAGGGCTCGAAGTCGAAGTTGTCCTCACCGGCGGCCTTGACGGCCTCGTAGGTGGAGACCTTCATGCCCTTGAGGATCGAGGTGAGCACGACCTCCTGGGTGTTGGGGTCCGTCTCGTAGAGGTCGGCGTCGACACCGATCATCGCGATGTCCTTGCCGGAGTCCTCGATCGCGGTGAGCGCACCCTCGTAGATGGGTCCGCCGACCGGCAGGATGACGTCGACGTCCTGGTCGATGATCTGCTTGGCGGTGTTGGTGGCCGCCTCGTTGGCCTCGAAGCCACCGGTGAAGGAGCCGTCCTTGCCGTTCCAGCCGACGACCTTGACGTCCTTGCCCTTCTCCTCGGCGTAGTACTCGGCGCCCTGCTTGAAGCCGTCCATGAAGATCGTCACGGTCGGGAACGGCATGCCGCCGTAGGTGCCGATCTTGCCGGTCTTGCTGAAGTCGGCCGCCGCGTAGCCGGCGAGGAACGCAGCCTGCGCGGTGTCGTAGAGGAGCGGCTTGATGTTGGGCTGGTCGGCCTTGCCGTCGAAGGTCTGGCCGTCCTCGCCGCCGTCGGCGGAGTCGTCGATCAGGACGTACTCGATGTCGGGGTTGGCCGCAGCGGACTCCTTGGTCGCCGCAGCGAGGGCGAAGCCCACCGTCACGATGACGTCGCAACCCTCGGCCACGAGGCTCTCGAGGTTGGGCGCGTAGTCGTTCTCGCTGTTGGACTCCACGGGCTTCAGCTCGACACCGAACTCGTCGGCCGCCTGCTTGGCGCCCTCGTAGCCGAGCTGGTTGAACGACTTGTCGTCGAACCCGCCAGCGTCGGACACGATGCACGGCAGGAAGTCGCTCGCTGCGGGCTCGTTGCCACCGTTCGCCTCGTCTGCCGGCTCTTCGCCACATGCGGCCAGGGTCGCGCTCGCCAGCAGGGCTACGAGACCCCCGACGACGACCTTCCTCGTGTTCCTCACAGATGCCTCCAAGATCAGCCGCCCCCGGGGTGGAGGCGTGCTACTGCTGCATGATGCCGTCATACGGCGGTGTGCGTCACCAGTCTCCCCAGATCGCTACCGTGTTGAGACATTTGGCGGGAATTGGTCCCGAAGGAGGTGACCTTGGGCCCTTGCCGGTCGCTGGGGATCTGAGCGTGGCCCATACTGACGCGCGTGGACCAAGAGCGATGGGATGACCTGAAGGTGGCGGCCACCGAGGTGGCTGCGCGAGCCTACGCCCCTTACAGCAACTACCGCGTCGGCGCTGCGGCGC
Protein-coding regions in this window:
- a CDS encoding ABC transporter ATP-binding protein; translated protein: MKLELRGITKRFGSVVATNRISLTVEPGEIHCLLGENGAGKSTLMNVLYGLYPADEGEILLDGEVQHFTGPGDAMEAGIGMVHQHFMLIPVFSVSENVMLGHEATGFAGTLDLAAARERVREISERFGFHIDPDALVEDLPVGVQQRVEIIKALSRDAELLVFDEPTAVLTPQETDELMEIMRQLKEAGKAIVFITHKLREVRAVADRITVIRLGKVVGEADPKATNAELASLMVGRPVELVVHKGEAQLGEDAFVVEDLRVVDAAGHVNVDDISFTVRAGEILAVAGVQGNGQTELTEAIMGLQDHVTGSIRLDGKELRGRSVRKVLDAGVGFIPEDRQVDGLVSSFTIAENLMLNRSFKSPFVRRGAVRFDVLREFADEKLKEYDVRARDIDSEAGELSGGNQQKVVVARELSRDLRLLIAAQPTRGVDVGSIEFIHKQIVATRDRGVPVLVVSTELDEVAALADRIMVLYRGKIVGIVPGDTPRETLGLMMTGERPKDVVA
- a CDS encoding BMP family lipoprotein; translation: MRNTRKVVVGGLVALLASATLAACGEEPADEANGGNEPAASDFLPCIVSDAGGFDDKSFNQLGYEGAKQAADEFGVELKPVESNSENDYAPNLESLVAEGCDVIVTVGFALAAATKESAAANPDIEYVLIDDSADGGEDGQTFDGKADQPNIKPLLYDTAQAAFLAGYAAADFSKTGKIGTYGGMPFPTVTIFMDGFKQGAEYYAEEKGKDVKVVGWNGKDGSFTGGFEANEAATNTAKQIIDQDVDVILPVGGPIYEGALTAIEDSGKDIAMIGVDADLYETDPNTQEVVLTSILKGMKVSTYEAVKAAGEDNFDFEPYVGTLENDGVGIAPFHNFEDQVSESLQSELDEVKAGIIDGSIPVTSYLNQ